GAACACAGTGAGAGCTTGGGATCTTTTGATGTATGTTGAGTTCGATTTTCTCGGATACTCGAAACTAGTACCATTCTGCACTCGTCCCAAAATGTTAACCAGCTTTTTATGTATTGGACTACGATGGAGCTTTCGAAGATATTTTACAGCATAACTTTAAATAAGTGTATGCTTTGAACGAAGTCTTTTCATTACAATATGCCTGTAAATAAGACAAAAATAAAGGGAAGTACAAAAAATAGTACATAAAAGGTGTCAAACAATGATAGCTTCACGAAGGTTTTAAAGTAGATAGCGGGCTAAAATGATTAATCTCTCGAAACATGATGATTTAGTGAACAGTAGATCCTCATTTACGATTTGCTGTGTGTATAAATGGTTTagagacatacacacactgttaatttttttcatatattgTACCGACAGGAACTGCATATCCATATGTTTGCATTATCCGGTTGACCCAATTATTAAAATGATTCCCTCATGACATGCGAATTATTTCGGAATAGAGTAATAAAGGTAAATATCAATATCTTTACCACCAAACCACCGGCCTAATGGGTTGTAATATGGATAAATTAGGAAACTGTAAAATATACATGAATTGAGCAAGCTGGACAATACCAACAATGTGAAAGGCTGCTGCATACAGCTACGGAAAACTGTGTACAGCGGAAGCTGAGCAAGTCAAGCGATGATTATAATTAAGGTTATCCGGCAACAGTACTACTTAAAATGAACGGTGCATGAGAATTAGAGAATCAGAACAAACATGTACAACTCCAGCAGCACGGATTATGCGTAATGGCTTTGGATTTGAAAAGTTTGCTGGACTTGTAAGCTTACTTGGCATTACAACAAACCAAGAACACGACACCTTTTGCTGtctaacattaaaattaaaaaaggatCTTCGTCCAAGCGTAGCATATGCATACGGAAATTGGTTAAGCTTAATATAAGTTAAACTGGTCTACAATTAACTCTAATTACCTTTTTCCTTAATGCACAACATTCTTCAATGTTTCGAGATAGCTGGAAATGTCATAgaaatttaaaccatttgGTTCCAGTTTGGTAGCTCAGTCagaatgttgttttatttcgtatttTAGAAAACACCATGCATCATATGGCCCCGATGTCCTATAGTACATGTCCGTGTAAACCCATATGTAAAGGTGATAAATGGGTTCTGGCTGTGGTCATGGACATGGTCAAAATGGTTATGGACTATCTGTTAAGCACAGGTGCTTCCAGGCAGCTGGCGCTCGACCAGTGAACCGATGAAAACTGGGTCGTCGGGTGTTTCTAATCACACATAAACGTACTCTGTCTCACCCACTCACTTTCATTTCGCTTCCGTCGTTGTTGCATTCGCAGGTGGATTTATGGGCGACATCGCTATGCCGAACGTAAATTATGAAACCGAATGGCAGCGTCAACGAATGAACAAGAGCCTCGAGCAGGACATCGTGAAGCTGAAGCAGGAGGTGTATCTCGAAGGGTTACAGGTCGAGGAGGAAGGCATGACGGACATGAtacggaaaaaaacgaaacagcgCGCCTCAACGCCACTGTCCGGTATGACGTCCGCCACGGGCGGTCAGTACGCGCATTCACCATCCAGCACGTCATATGAGAGCGAAAATTCCATCACGGACAGTTCCGGTGAACCTCCGGTGCGAGCTACTATTATCGACAATCGGGACAACATTATTGTGCGCCGCGAGCCCGACACGGTTGGGGAAAAGGTGGCCGAGCCTAAAACTGCCACgcctaacaaaaaaaatgcaactgGTGCCATTCGGAACATTGACCATAATCGGATCCAGTCCAACACGAAGGACATCGTTATCGATTCGATCAGCGATAATATTATCAGCAACAATCACGCCAGTAGGAAAGTAGTCACATTTGCCTTACTGACGAAGACACCAACGACCACCACAACAACATCGACGACGACAATAGCTTCCGTAACTGGCGGACACTCTACCGGCATGGCATCGACAGTCCCGCAAAGGGCAGAAGGAAGCAACGAAACTACGGCTACAGGTACGCCCGCAGTGGAACCAATGAGACGACAGCATCTATCGAATGAGCAGAGCGGTCAACTAACGAGCGGTTCCAGAGAACAAGATGCTGGCCATGTCCGCACCCGCCGTCGTCACCATCGTAGACGtcgacagcagcaacattcgTCGTCCCAACATCCCAAACTACACGATGCGGTTGATGGCATATCGGACAACTCTGCTCCAACAGCGAAAACCACATCCGAACAGCCCTCGTCGAATGGAACGGTCAACAAAAACTCGTACCACTCACGGTTGGAACGTTTGCGCGTCGAGCTGGGCACGGTAACGTATTCGGTTCGGGATCGCAATCTTCGATCGAGTCACCACCATGAGCAGCACCATCAGGACAAGCAGGACGAACCGGGCGTGCGAAGAGTGCAAACGCGTACACCGAAGAAGAAGCGACGTCGCGTTGGAGGTGTCAGCAAACGGAAGCATCATCAGGATGTCATCGCTAACGACCACGGAAAGCACGACAACGATGACGGTAATAACAACGAACAGCGGGAGAACATGCCCGTTGATATGGCCAACTTCAGTGCCGGTAAGCTGCAGGGTGAAAGGAACGGATGGCACAATGGATACCACGAGCAGTCCTATCATCCTCGCGCTCAACATCGCCATCATTCTGAGCACCACCTTTACGAACGACCGGCCCAGGCACAATCTTCCCGGACGGTGCAGGACGAAAGCGACAATGCCATGAATTTGCATTTCCGACCGGACCATAAAGCACAGACTCCGGGTGCTCAAGATTCACCCCGAGCGTTCTTACCTGTTGAGGATGAAGCTGAAAGGTACGTACGCCTCTCCTTTTCTCCTGCAATCATGCAGCACATCGCGCATTATATTGCTACAAGTAGACGTGGCTGCCCTGGTCCTGTCAAGTGTTTGCTGCAAGTGGCCACTTCGGACGGGCGATTGCGCCCGTGTCAGGTGGACGTACCGCGTTGACGAAACTTTGTAAACGGTGCTTTGTACTACGATGGCTGGGATGCTTCGTTTTGTACTATTTGACCGAATGGTGCATACAACGGGAGGAGTCGGTGCAGCAGTTTAATCCTACCGATCCTTCCTCGTGCCGTGCTCGGTGCGCACGGCTGCTGCCAAGGGTGTTGAAATGGAGAGCATTTTCATGATTCCGTAACGAATTGCGAAGAATGACGGCGTACCGTGAACACGGTGTACAATGTCATCGACGGTTTTCTGCTCACAACACAGATGAAGGACGTGCATACAAATGTAGGATCATTGCTGGGGgatatttcaatttatcattcgtattcttttttttttgtctccgtTTTTTGTACTCGCGCAAAATACCTTTCCGAAATGCGGATGGATATTCCCcgcaataaaacatacaattaTGCTACATAGTACATACAAAGTTCGCCAAATGTACTACATGACAAATGTAAAAGGGCGATTTGGAAATGTTGTTTGAATTTCCACATAATTCCGCTGGAAGTTCCacagttttgcaaaacattaaactgtGAATTATCAATTTGTTTATAATCTTTACTTTGCTACAATTTTGCAACTCCATTTATTTGGTACGCCAATCATACTGCGGTACTGCGCACCTCCACCTTCATTGCTCCGACACTACACAATGCCAATCATCACAGTTAATAAAACAACTGCAATCAACAGCAAAGCGATGCGCGGTCACGGGTTTCTCCTTCTGTGTTTTAAACGCTGAATCAATCGAAATGAAGTAGTAGCACATGAACCGAACCTCGTCACTGCATACGGGTTTGTACATAGCGATGATAAACAGCGGTATTTgagtgtttgattttattaccaCATTCACAGCCATATTTACTATGCATCAGACGATCGggaccatcagcatcatcgtgTGGCACGGGCGGCAACGGCAAAGAAGGAACGCATCTGGGACTTTGGCGTCATACCTTACGAGATTGATGGGAACTTTAGCGGCATGCACAAGGCCCTGTTTCGGCAGGCGATGCGCCACTGGGAGAACTATACGTGCATCAAATTCGTCGAGCGCAATCCGATTGACCATCCGAACTATATCGTTTTTACCGAGCGTGCCTGCGGGTAAGATGTAGGGAAACAGTCGGGCGCCTCACTTCCCCTGGCCTTACGGCCGTGGTAACACGAATGACCGCTACtaatgattttccttttcattgcTACCGTCCGCCCTTTCCAATCAGCTGCTGTTCGTTTGTCGGCAAGCGGGGAAATGGGCCGCAAGCGATTTCAATCGGTAAGAACTGCGACAAGTTTGGCATTGTGGTGCACGAGCTGGGTCACGTGGTTGGTTTCTGGCACGAGCATACCCGTCCGGATCGGGAAAACCATGTCGTGATCGAGAAGAACAACATCGTGGTTGGGCAGGAGTACAACTTCAACAAGCTCACCGAAGATGAGGTTAACTCGCTTGGTTTACCGTACGACTACGATTCGATAATGCACTACGCGCGTAACACATTCTCCAAGGGTACCTATCTGGATACGATCTTCCCCATCGAAATACCGGGCCGGAAGAGGCCAGAAATCGGCCAACGGTTGCGGCTCAGCGAGGGAGACATCGCGCAAGCGAACCTACTATACAAGTGTGCCAGTAAGTATACACGGATGCTTTTGATTAGTCAAAGTTTTGTTAGCATTTTATTGCATGCAGATTAacaaggaaaatgttttcatacTTAGCACCTCGTTGATACGTGTCTTTTCTAGGATTCAGGGATAACTTATAGCGCCTGCGTCCTTCACTAGGATTTTAGGAGTCCCTCAAGGAAGTGTGCTTAGTCACTTTCTTGTCTTGTTTGTATATGATTTTTCCTGTGTCTTTCCCACCTCTGGACAGCTGCTCTACGCAGACTTTCAGATTTACTATCCAACAGCAGGTCGTGATGACTGTTCGTGTCTCCAATCCTACTTAGACTCCTTCTGTCATTGGTGTTCTGTCATTTTCCTAGATTTATGTCCTAGTAAATGTTCTACTATTTCCTTCTCTCGTGTCCGTAATCCTATTCACTGTATTTACTACCTCAACTCTGTCCAGCCGAACAACTCTGTCCATGTCGTGTTAGTGAAATCCGTGATTTGGGAGTGACCCTCGATTGTAAATTAACTTTCAATGTCCATTTCGAAACCATCGTAAAGAAAGCTTTTAAAGTTTTGGGCGTTATCCATAGGCTCACAACTGACATCAGAGACATCTGTTTGAGAGCGCTCTTTTGCTGTTTAGTCCGTACTCCTCTAGAATAcgcatgttttgtttggactAAGGTTGGACTAAGAAACTTAAGCAAGTAAAGCGATATTTTacgaaaatgatttttcgaCGCATCCTGGGTTTCAATTTTGACTCAATGCCCCCATACGATGTGCGATGCCAAATGCTTAGTCTAGAATCTTTGGAGAGTAGACGGGATTTCATTAGTGGCCTCCTCCTGGGTGTCACTGATATGCCTTTACTCCTTTCTCGGGTCCCTATTTAAGTTCCCTTCCACGCCCTACGATCCCGATCTTTTCTCTCTGATCTTGCGAGGTGCACCAGGAATGATTCGTTTCTTGTTTGTCTAAGACTCCTCAACAGCCTGTATCACTTTTTCGATTTCAACCTTTCTTTGACCGTTTTCCGTTCCTGCTCTTGTCCTACTTTAGCTTAGGTTAGGCTCCACATAGTATTTAAGttactttttgttaaaccCTTGGGATGAACAATATTAAGAAAGGAAatcaaaatataatataataatataataatgtttaattagTTTTACATAGAACTGAAATTCTAAGTGCTCCAATTTTCCTCCATTTACtggatttttgtttgaattaactatgtgtttgtggtgttaATGTTATCTACATTTCATTCCTTCTTAACATTAACTGTACAAACTTCAAAGCCTGTTTCTGCACCCGTTTGCAATATTCTACGATACACACTCCATTTCACTAACTTCATCAAACTCAACCATGCAGCAACATATCCATGTTCTGACGGACAAGAAACAAATTAGAAAACCCTTTCGACAGTCCCTCGCCTTCTGGTGTGATTTTTCATTCATGGCTGCACGTAGGGAACCCCTTACGCTTGAACGACTGCATCATTGCTCCACTTATGCGCTTATCCGTTCTTCGTTTCAGAGTGCGGACGCACGTTCCAGGAAAACTCGGCCAGTTTCACTTCCCCGACGTACTACTCCGCCACACCACCGACCGAACCGGAACGTTGCGAATGGCGCATCACGGCTACACACGGAGAAAGGATAGTGCTGAACATAACCGACCTGGTACGTCTAGCAGGGAAGCAACACATTTGCCGGTTCTGTTCCGAATCCAAACCCAAAACATTctcacacgcaaaaaaaatcctttcataCATCATCAATCGTCACTCAGTGTGGTGTTCGGTATTTCCATCCTGTCATATGATTACACCAGATGGTCCAATCCaaggaaacggaaaaatgatttcttgTCGCCTTTGCCTCCGATTAACTTGATTTCACTTCGCTCGTCTCTTCCAACATTTGGCAGGATATTTACAAATCAAACAGCTGCAGGTCAGACTACCTAGAGATTCGGGACGGTTACTGGCACAAGTCGCCGATACTGGGTAAATTTTGTGGTTCCGGCAAGGTGAATGAGCTCATCCGCTCCACCGGCAGTCGTATGCTGCTCACGTACACAACCACCTTCCGGCAGGCATCGATGCGGGGCTTTGCGGCCAACTACGAAGGTGCGTAGCATGTAATATAACCAACTGTCCATATTAATGCCACAGCACCAGCGAGGAAGGGAGAGTGTGAAATTGTAATGAAGGGACTTTTTAATGTAACAAGCGGTTGAATCGTTGGGGCGAGCccgtggcatgatggtagcggcaccggtcttcacacgaacgaaccggaccaaaatcccatccgtatCAATCTTCCACGCAGggctgactatccagctacgggtaattAAAgccacagaaagccagaaatagcaGGCCTCTAGAACTCttgcggttgttgtgccgataaagaaagtAGAAGAAAAGGTTGAATCGTGAAAAGGTTGAACAAAAACCTCTTGAAATGTATGATGCAACGGTTAGtcgcaccggtcttcacacaacaaGACCGAGACAATATCCCATGTGAACCGTTCCCCCGTAGAAGGTAcagactatccggctacgtatTAAAATTATAAGTCGGTACGGTCCatctaacaaagaaaaacacaacattgaGACAAATATTGGAGGGTTGAGAATGTTGGAAAAACTGTGGAACGATGAACcgaaattttgtaaaaaaagaacagtacTACATTCAAATGTTCGTAAATTTGATGCAATATTTggataatgtttttgttctcaATATTAGCATATCGACAAAATTATCAGTATACAAGGTTTCGTAACTATTTTGTTATCGAGAAATTCCACGAACCGTCACGCCGTTCACGTGGCGTGTTTATCTTTTAATGTCCACCGTCTTGTCGTTATGCCATTCACGAAAAGTAAGCTCACAGTTCTTCGTTTACTCTCGATTTCCATGGCCTCGTTTCCAGCAATCTGTGGCGGCGATATGAATCTCGAATCGGGCGGACGTCTCGAATCACCAAACTATCCCGTCGACTACTTACCGAACAAGGAATGCATCTGGCGCATAACCGTCCCGAAGGACTATCAGGTTGCTTTAAAGTTTCAATCGTTTGAAGTGGAAAACCATGATAACTGCGTTTACGATTACGTCGAGGTACGGGACGGCGGTACGGCAGACTCGCGGCTTATTGGTGTTTTTTGCGGCTACAAAATACCACCTGATATGAAGTAAGTACCGTTCGCTCCTACACAAATGCTCATTTTATGGGTGCTTGGTGGTTGCTGTCCTTGGATGtgggatttcacttttttagcttttctcttcttttttgtcaTTTCCCCTTCTAGATCAACGTCCAACAAGCTGTTCGTAAAGTTCGTATCAGATGGGTCGGTGCAGAAGGCAGGATTTTCGGCTACCTTCATGAAGGAAGTGGACGAGTGCGAGCACATGGATCATGGTTGTGAGCACGAGTGCATCAACACCCTCGGGGGTTACGAGTGTGCCTGCTACATCGGTTACGAGCTGCACAGCGATAAGAAATCGTGCGAGAGTAAGTTCTTCTTCCTTCCAGATTGGCCCTGTTCTCGAGATTGTTCTTTAGCCGTGGTGCGAGGTTTAAACCCATTTCAAACCTGGATCGCCATAGCTATTGAAAGCAGATGGGAGAAATTGCTGCCCGTTGTCTGTTGATGCTAGGATATCAGGAACAAAGGGATTTGATTTGTGGTGTTGATCCGATTAGAAGTCGCTCTAAAAACAGTCTTGCTATTGTGTTTTGCAGATGCCTGCGGAGGTCAGCTGGACACCCCGAACGGTACTATCCTGTCACCGTCTTTTCCGAAAGAGTACCCCATCATGAAGGAGTGCGTGTGGGAGATAGTGGCACTGCCACAGCACAAAATCACCCTGAACTTTACACACTTCGACCTGGAGGGTAATACGTTTTATCAAGCGTCCGAATGCGAATACGACTACGTGGCCGTGCTGTCTAAAAGCCCGGACGGAACGCTTCACAAGCACGGTTCGTTCTGTGGGTACAACGTACCGGCACCGATTACGTCCGAGTGGAATATCCTACGGGTGGTGTTTAAGTCTGATAAGACGATTCAGAAGACGGGTTTCGCTGCTGTTTACTTTACCGACATTGATGAGTGTGCAGTCAACAATGGAGGATGCCAGCAGGAGTGCAAAAACACCGTTGGGTCGTACGTTTGCTCCTGCCGCAACGGATACACGCTGCACGACAATGGGCACGATTGCAAAGAGAGTGGCTGCAAGCATGAGATTTTTACACCGCATGGCCAAATCCTTAGTCCCAATTATCCCGACTACTACCCACCGAAGAAGGATTGCATCTGGCACTTTACCACAACGCCCGGCCACAGGATACGGTTGGTTTTCAACGTGTTTGATATTGAACCGCATCAGGTGAGCACTTTTCGGATTATTTGCTTCCAAAAAGAGTATCACAATTTTACGGGTATATTCACCACATTCTCAACACTTCTTTCCACAGGAATGCGCTTACGATCACATCGTCATCTATGATGGAAACTCACCGGACAGCCACACTTTGGGGCGATTCTGTGGTGCAAAAATACCACATCCCATTTCGTCTTCGTCAAACCAAATGTACATGGTGTTCAACACGGACACTAGCGTGCAGCGGAAAGGTTTCTTCGCGAGCCATTCGACCGCTTGCGGTGGGCGTCTCAAGGCGACCGAAGTCAAGAACCACTTCTACTCGCACATCAAGTTTGGCTCGGGCATGTATGACAATGGGGCCGACTGCGAATGGACGATTGTGGCCGATTCGGGCCAGAACGTACAACTAAAGTTTCTAAGCTTCGAGCTGGAGGAAGAAAAGATGTGCTCGTACGATTACGTCGAGGTGTACGGCGGATTGGATGACGAAAGTGGCCCTCTGCACGGAAAGTACTGTGGCAATGCGgtatgtgatttgttttttctactAATCGTGTGGTGCGCTCTATCGTtatattttgcttttgtttggcttttttcaattttcgtttCCGGTGTACCTATGTTTGCCGTGttcttttgctgtgtttttgtctCTCTTTTCTCTCGCCTTGGACTGGATTGTAATTGCGGTACAGAATCCGCCGGAAATTATCTCGATGCACGAGGCGCTAATGGTGCGGTTCCGTTCGGACGATACGGTTGGATTCAAGGGCTTCTCGGCTGCATACGTCGCGATCAAGTCAAACGATGACGTGCTGACCACTGACGAAGAAGGTTCTGATAGTTCCGATATCATCCCGTTTCCCGGTTCACTAAAAACAGTGTTCATCAAACAGGGCGAAGATAtggacgaggaggaggaggacgacGATATCGATTATGAGATCTACCCAAACCGACCAACCAACACTAAGATGCACATCGCGGTGCACAACGATATACGCTCATCTCAGGCGATCGACTGAAACATAATCAAATACTTTGCCACGTAAGGTGTTGATGCATACGCCATCGGTACCACCGGCCACACAACCCTGCGCGAGCTGCCACTGCATGGACAATATATTATCAACCTATCATTTCTCCAGCTCTGGCGGTCCATCTGGTTGTTCCAGATGATTTTCAGAGCAGGAGACGAATGTATCCGTCTAATATGCTCAACGTTCTTCAGAAATATGCGAACGGACCGAAAGCTAGTGTAAGAGTAACTTCAATACTTGAACTCTTCCCAGAAACGTGTATCGCTGGATAAGCACAGTACTCTTTTCTTTATATTTAATCCCATTCCTCAGGACTCTATGTTCGGTAATGGTCATTGAATGGAAGGAACGATCGATAGACAGTTTAATGCAGATAGGGAGATCCCAAGTGTAGATAGGATTCACCACACGTCGGTTAGGAGGAAGAAGTCTTGCAAGGAAATCTTCGTGCAAAGTAACGATCGTTGATCGTTGCGTGTAATCTACAGTGAACCAAAATTGTAGTGAGTAATTTTAACAGCCATAAATGAGCCAAcggaatatatatatatatacatatatatagtTATATTTACATTACAACCTAAGCTGGTAAGTCTTATTAAAGAAAATCTTTAGAAATTAATGTTAGGAAAATTACTACTAAATATAGCGAAGTCTCTGTTTTACTACATCTTAAAGTTTTTGTTC
This region of Anopheles marshallii chromosome 2, idAnoMarsDA_429_01, whole genome shotgun sequence genomic DNA includes:
- the LOC128709808 gene encoding tolloid-like protein 1, translating into MMIHPSAYRQHRRRGLHSQQPVSDLVRNHKPYRRTVGFPRWIPIVMVIVFINQLTEGLLLNETLITQKHQHHRYTIDELVDARFPKSISGDIDMDPCKSSGFMGDIAMPNVNYETEWQRQRMNKSLEQDIVKLKQEVYLEGLQVEEEGMTDMIRKKTKQRASTPLSGMTSATGGQYAHSPSSTSYESENSITDSSGEPPVRATIIDNRDNIIVRREPDTVGEKVAEPKTATPNKKNATGAIRNIDHNRIQSNTKDIVIDSISDNIISNNHASRKVVTFALLTKTPTTTTTTSTTTIASVTGGHSTGMASTVPQRAEGSNETTATGTPAVEPMRRQHLSNEQSGQLTSGSREQDAGHVRTRRRHHRRRRQQQHSSSQHPKLHDAVDGISDNSAPTAKTTSEQPSSNGTVNKNSYHSRLERLRVELGTVTYSVRDRNLRSSHHHEQHHQDKQDEPGVRRVQTRTPKKKRRRVGGVSKRKHHQDVIANDHGKHDNDDGNNNEQRENMPVDMANFSAGKLQGERNGWHNGYHEQSYHPRAQHRHHSEHHLYERPAQAQSSRTVQDESDNAMNLHFRPDHKAQTPGAQDSPRAFLPVEDEAESHIYYASDDRDHQHHRVARAATAKKERIWDFGVIPYEIDGNFSGMHKALFRQAMRHWENYTCIKFVERNPIDHPNYIVFTERACGCCSFVGKRGNGPQAISIGKNCDKFGIVVHELGHVVGFWHEHTRPDRENHVVIEKNNIVVGQEYNFNKLTEDEVNSLGLPYDYDSIMHYARNTFSKGTYLDTIFPIEIPGRKRPEIGQRLRLSEGDIAQANLLYKCAKCGRTFQENSASFTSPTYYSATPPTEPERCEWRITATHGERIVLNITDLDIYKSNSCRSDYLEIRDGYWHKSPILGKFCGSGKVNELIRSTGSRMLLTYTTTFRQASMRGFAANYEAICGGDMNLESGGRLESPNYPVDYLPNKECIWRITVPKDYQVALKFQSFEVENHDNCVYDYVEVRDGGTADSRLIGVFCGYKIPPDMKSTSNKLFVKFVSDGSVQKAGFSATFMKEVDECEHMDHGCEHECINTLGGYECACYIGYELHSDKKSCENACGGQLDTPNGTILSPSFPKEYPIMKECVWEIVALPQHKITLNFTHFDLEGNTFYQASECEYDYVAVLSKSPDGTLHKHGSFCGYNVPAPITSEWNILRVVFKSDKTIQKTGFAAVYFTDIDECAVNNGGCQQECKNTVGSYVCSCRNGYTLHDNGHDCKESGCKHEIFTPHGQILSPNYPDYYPPKKDCIWHFTTTPGHRIRLVFNVFDIEPHQECAYDHIVIYDGNSPDSHTLGRFCGAKIPHPISSSSNQMYMVFNTDTSVQRKGFFASHSTACGGRLKATEVKNHFYSHIKFGSGMYDNGADCEWTIVADSGQNVQLKFLSFELEEEKMCSYDYVEVYGGLDDESGPLHGKYCGNANPPEIISMHEALMVRFRSDDTVGFKGFSAAYVAIKSNDDVLTTDEEGSDSSDIIPFPGSLKTVFIKQGEDMDEEEEDDDIDYEIYPNRPTNTKMHIAVHNDIRSSQAID